From Actinomyces sp. oral taxon 171 str. F0337, one genomic window encodes:
- a CDS encoding SGNH/GDSL hydrolase family protein, which yields MSTIPNSTNFPTAVFLGDSVTTGWRALSHPRNRWTSLVCEHQRWREVNLATDGLGFFARRGGHLPGGQRSPSCRDTTWLEAVLRCEPDIVTISLGLNDAAFLPSQRELVEQAIDHDLGFISERLRGAPIIIAPYFPSLEVGPRFQAIHRLVLERATSLGLTSTDALSTAINGDENRLAIDQIHPDDAGHAQMARAMISFYAEILPTT from the coding sequence GTGTCCACGATCCCGAACTCCACTAACTTCCCCACCGCCGTCTTCCTCGGCGATTCGGTCACCACCGGTTGGCGAGCCCTGAGCCATCCCCGCAATCGCTGGACCTCCCTTGTGTGCGAGCATCAGCGGTGGCGGGAGGTGAACCTGGCGACGGACGGCCTGGGGTTCTTCGCACGACGCGGTGGCCATCTGCCCGGCGGACAACGCTCGCCGTCGTGCCGTGACACCACCTGGCTGGAAGCGGTGCTGCGTTGCGAGCCCGACATCGTCACGATCAGCCTGGGGCTGAACGACGCCGCCTTCCTCCCCTCTCAGCGCGAGCTGGTCGAGCAGGCGATCGACCATGACCTCGGCTTCATCTCCGAGCGTCTACGAGGCGCGCCGATCATCATCGCCCCCTACTTCCCCTCCCTGGAAGTCGGCCCACGTTTCCAGGCCATCCACCGCCTCGTCCTTGAGAGGGCCACGTCCCTGGGCCTGACCTCGACCGACGCCTTGAGCACGGCCATCAACGGCGACGAGAACCGCCTGGCCATCGACCAGATCCACCCCGACGACGCCGGACACGCCCAGATGGCCCGCGCCATGATCTCCTTCTACGCCGAGATCCTGCCCACCACGTAA
- a CDS encoding sucrose-specific PTS transporter subunit IIBC, translating to MDHARVAKDVLTYVGGADNINAAAHCATRLRLVLNDMDKVDQKALDKDPDLKGTFIAGGMFQIIVGPGDVDLVFSEMIQTGGVKEVSKDEAKEQAAKGGNPLSRFIKTIADIFVPILPALIAGGLMMALNNVLTAEGLFGDQALTERWGWLKDYAALINMISAAAFAFLPVLVGYSATKRFGGNVYLGAAMGAAMVSTSLLSAYDMSNPEAAAKFWQYTGESSTWSLFGLEVAKIGYQAMVIPVLCVAWILSVVEKWLHKRLSGTADFLLTPLFTMLVTGFLTFIVVGPLTRELSIWITDGLDWLYNTAGPVGGFLFGIVYSPIVVTGLHQSFPAVELPLIADKATTGGSFIFPIASMANVAQGAVALAVFLKTRDAKMKGLAGAGGVSALFGITEPAIFGVNLRLRWPFFIGMGAAGIGGILVSLLDLRTHSLGAAGMVGFVSMRTTDIPKYLAVEVFTIIIAFAAAYAYASTRGKASLAGDDVGEADEGALEAEAMAEHAETVELPTEAAEDFTVTAPIQGRAIPLSEVEDQTFATGMLGPGMAIAPAEGPVVSPVDGEVLVAFPTGHAYGLRAASGVELLIHVGMDTVQLEGRHFSPKVKAGDKVLRGMPLVDVDWAAVGAAGYQTVTPIVVSNAQGYEGIEEHGAGTIHRGDAFFDVMRKADVSDDDKENAQADAVQANV from the coding sequence ATGGATCACGCCCGCGTGGCGAAGGATGTCCTGACGTATGTCGGTGGCGCCGACAACATCAACGCAGCAGCGCACTGCGCGACCCGTCTGCGTCTTGTCCTCAATGACATGGATAAGGTCGACCAGAAGGCTCTCGACAAGGACCCTGACCTCAAGGGCACCTTCATCGCGGGCGGCATGTTCCAGATCATCGTCGGACCGGGAGACGTCGACCTCGTCTTCTCCGAGATGATCCAAACCGGAGGAGTCAAAGAGGTCTCCAAGGACGAGGCCAAGGAGCAGGCCGCCAAGGGCGGCAACCCGCTCTCCCGTTTCATCAAGACGATCGCCGACATCTTCGTTCCGATTCTTCCCGCCCTCATTGCCGGCGGTCTCATGATGGCCCTGAACAACGTCCTGACTGCCGAGGGGCTCTTCGGCGATCAGGCGCTGACGGAGCGCTGGGGCTGGCTCAAGGACTACGCGGCTCTCATCAACATGATCTCGGCGGCGGCCTTCGCCTTCCTGCCGGTACTCGTGGGCTACTCGGCAACCAAGCGCTTCGGTGGCAACGTCTATCTCGGTGCCGCCATGGGGGCGGCCATGGTCTCGACGTCGTTGTTGTCCGCCTATGACATGTCCAATCCGGAGGCGGCGGCAAAGTTCTGGCAGTACACAGGGGAGTCTTCGACCTGGTCCTTGTTCGGTCTGGAGGTGGCCAAGATCGGCTACCAGGCCATGGTCATCCCAGTGCTGTGCGTGGCATGGATCCTGTCCGTGGTTGAGAAGTGGCTTCACAAACGCTTGTCCGGAACCGCCGACTTCCTGCTGACGCCGCTCTTCACCATGCTGGTCACCGGCTTCCTCACCTTCATCGTCGTCGGCCCGCTCACCCGCGAGCTGTCGATCTGGATCACGGACGGCTTGGACTGGCTGTACAACACAGCAGGTCCTGTGGGTGGCTTCCTCTTCGGCATCGTCTACTCCCCGATCGTGGTCACCGGTCTGCACCAGTCCTTCCCCGCGGTGGAGCTGCCACTCATCGCTGACAAGGCCACTACCGGCGGATCCTTCATCTTCCCGATCGCCTCCATGGCCAATGTCGCGCAGGGCGCCGTGGCTCTGGCCGTGTTCCTCAAGACCCGTGATGCCAAGATGAAGGGGCTTGCGGGTGCCGGTGGTGTCTCCGCGCTCTTCGGTATCACCGAGCCCGCCATCTTCGGTGTCAATCTCCGCCTCCGCTGGCCCTTCTTCATCGGAATGGGAGCAGCCGGCATCGGAGGCATCCTGGTCTCCCTGCTCGACTTGCGCACGCACTCCCTGGGGGCTGCGGGAATGGTGGGCTTCGTGTCGATGCGAACAACGGACATCCCCAAGTACCTCGCCGTGGAGGTGTTCACGATCATCATCGCCTTCGCCGCCGCCTACGCCTACGCCTCAACCCGTGGTAAGGCCTCCCTGGCCGGCGACGACGTCGGTGAGGCGGATGAGGGTGCCCTGGAGGCCGAGGCCATGGCCGAGCACGCCGAGACCGTCGAGCTGCCCACTGAGGCCGCCGAGGACTTCACCGTCACTGCTCCGATCCAGGGGCGTGCGATCCCGCTGTCCGAGGTGGAGGACCAGACCTTCGCCACCGGCATGCTCGGCCCGGGCATGGCCATTGCGCCCGCTGAGGGGCCGGTCGTCTCCCCGGTTGACGGCGAGGTCCTCGTGGCCTTCCCGACCGGGCACGCCTACGGTCTGCGAGCCGCCAGCGGAGTCGAGCTGCTCATCCACGTCGGCATGGACACCGTCCAGCTCGAGGGCAGGCACTTCAGCCCCAAGGTCAAGGCCGGCGACAAGGTTCTTCGGGGCATGCCGCTGGTGGATGTCGACTGGGCCGCCGTCGGTGCCGCCGGCTACCAGACCGTCACCCCGATCGTCGTCTCCAACGCCCAGGGCTACGAGGGTATCGAGGAGCACGGTGCTGGAACGATTCACCGGGGGGACGCCTTCTTCGACGTCATGCGCAAGGCCGATGTCTCCGATGACGACAAGGAGAATGCTCAGGCCGACGCCGTACAGGCCAACGTCTGA
- a CDS encoding ABC transporter ATP-binding protein translates to MTASRAATEAATTVMSLESVTRDYRQGDETVHALHSTDLTLRAGELVGILGPSGSGKSTLLTIMGGLRTPSSGTVTISGQPFSSLPEKQRARLRLGRIGFVLQASGLVPFLRLNDQFCLHDRAARTKGDTDRRDHLLNSLGITKRAHAYPSELSGGERQRAAIAVALYHDPDIILADEPTAALDTRRAQDVAHLLADQTQELGKATVMVTHDERLLPVCDRVLVMHDGVLTEQDAAEDDEGRGGSDDDH, encoded by the coding sequence GTGACCGCATCAAGAGCAGCGACCGAAGCCGCAACCACCGTCATGTCCCTGGAGTCGGTGACCCGGGACTACCGACAGGGTGATGAGACCGTTCACGCCCTGCACAGCACAGACCTCACGCTGCGCGCTGGTGAGCTGGTCGGGATTCTGGGCCCCTCCGGCTCAGGAAAATCCACGCTCCTGACCATCATGGGCGGCCTGCGCACCCCTTCCAGCGGCACCGTCACAATCTCCGGTCAGCCCTTCTCCAGCCTGCCGGAGAAGCAGCGGGCCAGGCTTCGACTTGGGCGCATCGGCTTCGTTCTCCAAGCCTCGGGTCTGGTTCCCTTCCTGAGACTCAACGACCAGTTCTGCCTGCACGACCGAGCAGCACGAACGAAGGGCGACACCGACAGACGGGACCATCTTCTGAACTCGCTCGGCATCACGAAACGCGCCCACGCCTACCCCTCCGAGCTGTCCGGGGGCGAGCGTCAGCGCGCTGCCATCGCGGTGGCGCTCTACCACGACCCAGACATCATCCTGGCGGATGAGCCCACAGCCGCTCTGGATACTCGACGGGCTCAGGACGTCGCTCATCTGCTTGCGGATCAAACCCAAGAGCTGGGTAAGGCAACAGTGATGGTCACTCATGACGAGCGGCTGCTTCCGGTTTGCGATCGGGTGCTGGTCATGCATGACGGCGTCTTGACAGAGCAGGACGCGGCTGAGGACGACGAGGGACGGGGCGGCTCAGATGATGACCACTGA
- a CDS encoding LacI family DNA-binding transcriptional regulator: MESHRKPTLADVAQAAGVSLTTVSRVLNNRGYLSQETRERVAEAIAQLNYRPNQIARALHGKSTHSIGLIVPTVALPFFGELTEHVEDFLADHSYRTFVCNSMGKVDREREYLDLLVSHRVDGIISSAHNDGLADYSSIHLPMVSVDRDLSPIVPNVRCDNEAGGRLAAEHLLKRGARRPALLTSRTGIHNLREKGYRQVLQQVGIEPVILTVDFNTPNSERPGLIRERLDLVADDIDAVFATDDLAAAQVMEWAAERDLRIPDDFKVIGFDGTIAMQHALPALTTIQQPIAKLARAAVDLLLNRIASSTTASSDSKQPSEPRKDPQAPSPIPVRLLPGRTA; this comes from the coding sequence GTGGAGTCACACCGCAAACCCACACTGGCTGATGTTGCCCAGGCTGCAGGCGTCTCGCTGACGACAGTCTCACGCGTGCTCAACAACCGCGGCTACCTCTCCCAAGAGACACGGGAGCGGGTGGCCGAGGCGATCGCGCAGCTCAACTACCGCCCTAATCAGATCGCCAGAGCACTGCACGGCAAGTCGACGCATTCGATCGGGCTGATCGTCCCCACTGTCGCCCTGCCCTTCTTCGGCGAGCTGACCGAACATGTCGAGGACTTCCTCGCAGACCATAGCTACAGGACGTTCGTCTGCAACTCCATGGGCAAGGTGGACCGGGAGCGCGAGTACCTCGACCTGCTCGTCTCCCACCGAGTCGACGGCATCATCTCCAGCGCCCACAACGACGGCCTGGCCGACTACAGCTCGATTCACCTGCCCATGGTCAGTGTTGATCGGGACCTCTCCCCCATCGTCCCCAATGTCCGCTGCGACAACGAGGCCGGCGGCCGACTCGCCGCCGAGCACCTGCTCAAGCGTGGGGCGCGCCGCCCAGCCCTGCTGACGTCTCGCACCGGAATCCACAACCTGCGGGAGAAGGGGTACCGCCAGGTGCTCCAACAGGTAGGTATCGAGCCGGTGATCCTCACCGTCGACTTCAATACGCCCAATAGCGAGCGCCCCGGTCTCATCCGCGAGCGGCTCGACCTCGTCGCCGACGACATCGACGCAGTCTTCGCCACCGATGATCTCGCTGCCGCACAAGTGATGGAGTGGGCAGCCGAACGCGACCTGAGGATTCCGGACGATTTCAAGGTGATCGGCTTTGACGGCACCATCGCCATGCAGCACGCCCTGCCGGCTCTGACCACGATCCAGCAACCCATCGCCAAGCTGGCGCGAGCAGCGGTCGACCTGCTCCTGAACCGGATCGCGTCGTCCACCACCGCCTCCTCGGACAGCAAGCAGCCGAGTGAGCCCCGGAAGGATCCGCAAGCCCCCTCCCCCATACCCGTGAGGCTGCTGCCCGGCCGTACCGCCTAG